The Luteolibacter sp. Y139 nucleotide sequence AGCCCACGCGCCGCTTCATGTCGTAGTAGTTCTTGATGAAGAGGCGGTTCAGGACGGTGTTTTCGGTGGTGACCTTTTCGACCAGGATCAGGCAGCCGTTCTTGTTCAGGCCGTCGTAGATGCGCTGGATCATGCGCTCGCGGTAAAGCGGGCGGATGAACTGGAGGGTCAGGATCAGCATCACCACGGACGCGTTCTCGATGACCGGAGTCTCGTGGAGGTCGCCCTGGATGAGCTGGATCGGGCGGGTGGTGCCGGAGCGTTTGATCTTGGCGGCGGCTTCCGCGAGCATTGGCGCGGAGTTGTCGACGCCGATGAAATGGGTGGATGGATCGACCTTGCCATCGAGGGCAAGGAAGGTGGTGGCGGTGGAGACGCCGAGGTCGTAGAGATTCGAGCCCGGAGTGGCGAAGTCGGCTGCGAGCTCGCAGCACATGCGCTGGATTTCCGAGTAATAAGGGACCGAGCGGTCGACCATGTCGTCGAAGACGGCGGCAGTCTCGGAATTGAAGGTGAAATCCGCAGACCCTGAGCCCTCCTTGGCGAAGACCTGATCGAGCTTTTCCCTCGCGGGAGCCGCTCCTTCAGGTCCGGGAAACGAGGTTATGGAAGCAGAAGAGGGTGATTCAGGGGTCATACGAGGTCTCGCACGGGTGACGGCGGAGCCTATCCGCCTTTTTATGAGAAAATGATGAGAGATTGCGGCCTGATTGTATTGCCAATCAGTTACAGCGAGCGTGCGAGCTGTCAGGGCGACTGCCAAGCTCGATTTCGTTCATGGATCAGGAGGTCGGCCGGGTTTGGGTGGAAGGCAAGCTGGAGGCTAGGCACCCACCTTAAGGAAGAGGCTGAAGCGATGGCAAGCCGTCGATCCTTGACGCCATGATGCCAACCGGGTCACGCGATCGGGATCCAAGGATGCAAACCGCAAAGGAGCCTTCCGCAATGTGCAAGTGAGTTTCGCGGCCGGTCGTTGGAAACCCTAGGTTTCATCAGGTTCAGGGCTGCGGCACTCCGTTTGCATGAGGGATGGGCAAGCGGGGGCAGGTGCTTCCGATAACGAAATAACCATTGATGCCATGAAACGAAACCATCGTTTGAACCTGCTGGCCGCCCTTGTCTTGGGAACCCTCGGCAGCTGCAGCTACTATGAAACCCCGACCAATGCCGGACCGGACTATACCACCGGTCACGTGGTGACGACGCTTCCCTCGGGATATCGGACCGTCACTGTTGGCGGCACCCAATACTACTCCTACGGCGACTCCTACTACCGTCCGCAGGGGAGTGGCTATGTGATCGTGGACTCGCCCTACGCCACCACGACGGGCAGCGTCAGTGTGATCAGGGAGCTTCCTTCCGGATACCGGATCGTCAGCCGCGATGGCCAGCGCTACTATCAATCCGGCAGCTCATACTACCAAGCTCGCTCCGGCGGCTATGTGGTGGTGCCGAATCCATTCTGATCCGAGGCCTCGGCCTCTTTAAGGATTGCCGCACGAATCCTCGCCAAGCTCACGGGCTTCGCGAGGACTTCGTCGGCACCCAGGGTCCTGACTTGATCGATTCGCTCGGGACGCGCATCCCCGGAGATGACGATCTTGCGGGCGATGGTTTGCCCGGACTGAGCGAGATGCTGGAGGATGGCCGTCCCATCCATGTCCGGGAGATTGAGGTCTAACAAGAGGATGTCGAATCCGGCTTGAGCGATGGAGGAGAGGGCGGAGCGGCCGTCGGCTGCGGCAATTACTTTCGCGCCCTCTCCGGCCAACAATTCTTCCACGGAGGCGCGGGCGACTTCGTTGTCCTCCACCAAAAGGACGCGCAGGCCATGCATGCGGGCTTGGAAGCCCGGCTCCGGG carries:
- a CDS encoding DUF6515 family protein produces the protein MKRNHRLNLLAALVLGTLGSCSYYETPTNAGPDYTTGHVVTTLPSGYRTVTVGGTQYYSYGDSYYRPQGSGYVIVDSPYATTTGSVSVIRELPSGYRIVSRDGQRYYQSGSSYYQARSGGYVVVPNPF
- the cmoA gene encoding carboxy-S-adenosyl-L-methionine synthase CmoA; the protein is MTPESPSSASITSFPGPEGAAPAREKLDQVFAKEGSGSADFTFNSETAAVFDDMVDRSVPYYSEIQRMCCELAADFATPGSNLYDLGVSTATTFLALDGKVDPSTHFIGVDNSAPMLAEAAAKIKRSGTTRPIQLIQGDLHETPVIENASVVMLILTLQFIRPLYRERMIQRIYDGLNKNGCLILVEKVTTENTVLNRLFIKNYYDMKRRVGYSDIEISQKREALENVLIPYRPEENETLLKQSGFHCVEEFFRWYNFTGVIALK